The stretch of DNA GCCAGTTGATCGAAGCCGGCCAGGGCCGCCTGGCCAGCCTGGCCTTCGGTGGCGACGCGGCGCTGGCCAAGGGCGGCAAGCGTCCGGACACCAGCGTCACCATAGTCGCCCTGCAAAGCGCGCCGGTGACCCTGAACGAGCAGGGTGAAGGCGAAGTCAGCGTCGACATCCCCGACTTCAACGGTGAACTGCGCCTGATGGCCCAGGCCTGGACCGACGAACGCTACGGCATGGCCGAAGGCAAGACGGTGATCGCCGCGCCGCTGATCGCCGAACTGTCGGCGCCGCGTTTCCTCGCCGGCGGCGACCAGACCACCCTGGCGCTGGACCTGTCCAACCTGTCGGGCAAGGCGCAGAAACTCGATGTGCAACTGAGCGCCGAAGGCCAGCTGGCGCTGGTCAACGAAACCCGTCAGAGCGTGCAACTGACCCAGGGCCAGCGCACCACGTTGCGGATTCCGGTGCGGGCGCTGGGCGGCTTCGGCCAGGGCAAGGTCAAGGTGCTGGTCAATGGCCTGGACCTTCCGGGCGAGAGCCTGCCGCCGTTCAGCCGCGAATGGACCCTGGGGGTGCGACCGGCTTACCCGGCGTTGCTCAGGCATTACCGCGCGGTACTCAAGGATCAGCCCTGGAGCCTGCCGGAAGGCGAGCTGGCGGCGTTCGAGCCGGCCGGGCGTGAAGCACTGCTAAGCCTGTCGAGCCGGCCGCCGCTGAACCTCGGCGAGCAGATTCGCGCGCTCAAGGCCTACCCTTACGGCTGCCTGGAGCAGACCACCAGCGGCCTGTACCCGGCGCTGTACGCCGATGCCGTCAGCCTGAAACGCCTGGGCCTGGAAGGCGAGCCGGATGCCGAGCGCAAGCGCAAGATCGAGCTGGGCATCGAACGCCTGCTGGGCATGCAGCGCTACAACGGCAGCTTCGGCCTGTGGGGTGCGGACGGCGAGGAGGAATACTGGCTGACCGCCTACGTCACCGATTTCCTGCTGCGGGCCCGCGACCAGGGCTTCGCGGTGCCGGCCGAGGCGCTGAAGAAGGCCAATGAACGCCTGCTGCGTTACCTGCAGGAGCGCAACCTGATCGAGGTCAACTACAGCGAAAACGCCGAGCACACGCGCTTTGCCGTACAGGCCTACACCGGGCTGGTATTGGCACGCAGCCAACAGGCGCCGCTGGGCGCGCTGCGCAGCCTGTTCGAACGGCGTACCGATGCGCGCTCCGGCCTGCCATTGGTGCAGCTGGCCATCGCCTTGCAGAAAATGGGCGACCAGCCACGGGCCGAGCAGGCCTTGACCGCGGGTCTTGCGGCTTCGCGCAACAGCAAGGACTGGCTGGCCGACTACGGCAGCCCGCTACGGGATCAGGCGCTGATCCTGGCGCTGCTGGAAGAGCACGACCTGGCCAAGGGCAAGCGCGAGGAGCGACTGTTCGAGCTGTCCGACCAACTGGCGGCCAGCCCGTACCTGTCGACCCAGGAGCGCAACTCGCTGTTCCTCGCCGGTCGCGGCCTGCTGGGTAAGCCGGAAGCCAACTGGACCGCGCAACTGAGCAGTGGCGCCGAAAGCCGCGAGCTGAACAACAGCCAGCCGGGGCTGAAGCTGGAAGGTGCGTTGCTGGCTTCGCCGTTGTCGATCAGCAATCAGGGCAGCGAGCCTGTGTACCAGCAACTGACCATTTCCGGTTATCCACAGCAGGCGCCGCTGGCCGGTGGCGAGAACCTGAGCATTCGGCGCGAATACCTGGGGATGAACGGCCAGCCACTGAACCTGCGGGCCCTGGGCAGCGGCGACCTGGTGCTGGTGCACCTGGCGGTCAGTGCCAAGCAACGGGTACCGGATGCCCTGGTAGTGGACCTGCTGCCGGCCGGCCTGGAACTGGAAAACCAGAACCTGGCGCAGAGCGCCGCCAGCCTGGAAAACGCCAGCAGCCAGGTCAAGGAATGGCGCGAGTCGATGCAGAACGCCAGCCTCAAGCACCAGGAGTTCCGCGATGACCGCTACGTGGCGGCGCTGAACCTGGACGGCTACGACAGCGTCACGCACCTGCTGTACCTGGCACGCGCCGTCACGCCCGGCACTTACCGTGTGCCGCCGCCGCAAGTGGAGTCGATGTACCGGCCGAACTGGCAGGCCGTGGGTGAAACCCTGCCGGAGATGGTGATCAAGGGGCGTTGAGAAGGGCGATCGCGGCAAGCGCGTTCCTTATGTAGGAGCGAGCTTGCTCGCGATACGACCGCGCAGCGGTCGTCTATCGGTCAGTGCACCACCCAGCTCAGCAGCCACAACCCCAGCAGCAGCCAGATGATGCCCATGACGATCGAGGCGCGCATGAAGGCGCGGACCGCCGAGTACAGCAGCATCAGCCCGACGATCAGGGTGATGATGCTGATGATCGAGGTGTCCATGCCCAGCGCCCGCGACAAGCCGTCGATAAAGTTGCCGCCGGCGTTGGTCAGGGCGTTGAACAGACCGCTGAGGCCATCGACGATAAACCGTATGACCGAGCCCAGCGCCTGGCCGAGCCATTCAAAAAAGCTTTCTACCTGCATGCGTGCATCCTGATGAAAAAGTTGGCGTGCTTGCCAGACCTGAGCCTTTGGCCATCAATCGCGCTGGCGAGTTCCGTTCCAAGCATAGAGGTTCGCGGGTTTGATTTTTCGATTAGTTGCATCGCGCCTGCGCAGTTTTTGGTGGCGAATATTTGGCCAGGCACAGTCGCCCGGCTTGCCATCGCCGCAACCAAGCGGTCGCCGAGGCTGGCGCATCCTGCGGACCGTGCTGGGCGGCCTGTTGCTGCTGTGGGCCGGGCTTTGGCTGGCCGACCGCATCTGGCCGCTGCCGCTGCCCAAGGATGACCTGGCGCGGGTGGTGCTGGCCGAGGATGGCACGCCACTGTGGCGCTTTGCCGATGCCAATGGCGTCTGGCGCTATCCGGTGCGCACCGACGAAGTCTCGCCCTATTACCTGGACGCGCTGCTGACCTACGAAGACCGCTGGTTCTACAGCCATCCCGGGGTCAACCCGATGGCGCTGGCGCGTGCCGCCTGGCAGAACCTCACGGGCGGGCGGGTGTTGTCCGGCGGCAGCACCCTGTCGATGCAGGTGGCGCGCCTGCTCGATCCTCACTCGCGAACCTGGCACGGCAAGCTGCGCCAGCTGTGGCGCACCGCGCAGCTGGAATGGCACCTGAGCAAGCAGCAGATTCTCACGCTCTACCTCAACCGCGCGCCGTTCGGCGGAACCTTGCAAGGGGTGGCCGCGGCCAGTTGGGCTTACCTGGGCAAGTCGCCGCAGCACCTGACCCACGCCGAAGCGGCGCTGCTGGCGGTACTGCCCCAGGCGCCGAGCCGGCTGCGCCCGGACCGGCATGCCACGCGGGCACAGGCGGCCCGGGACAAGGTGTTGCAGCGCCTGGCGCAGTTCCAGGTCTGGCCGCAATCGGCGGTGGACGAAGCCTTGCAGGAACCCCTGTTGCTGGCGCCGCGGCTGGAGCCGAGCCTGGCGCCCCTGCTGGCGCGCCGGCTGAATCGCCCGGACAGCCCGCCGTTGATCCGCACCACCCTGGACGCCAACCTGCAACGGCGCCTGGAAGACCTGCTTTTGGGCTGGCGCGCGCGCCTGCCGGAACACACCTCGGCGGCGATCCTGGTGGTCGAGGAGCAGACCATGGCGGTGCGCGCCTACCTGGGCTCGGTGGATATCAACGATGCGCGGCGCTTCGGCCATGTGGACATGATCAGCGCCATGCGTTCGCCGGGTTCGACCCTCAAGCCCTTCCTTTATGGCATGGCGCTGGATGCCGGGCTGATCCATTCCGAATCGCTGCTGCAGGACGTGCCCCGGCGGTATGGCGACTACCGGCCGGGCAACTTTTCCATGGGCTTCAGCGGCGCGGTGTCGGCCAGCACCGCCCTGGCCACCTCGCTGAACCTGCCGGCGGTGCAACTGCTGGAAGCCTACGGGCCGAAACGCTTTGCCGCCGAGATGCGCATCGGCGGCATGCCGCTGACCCTGCCGGCGCTGGCGGAACCGAACCTGGCGCTGATTCTCGGTGGCGCCGGCAGCCGCCTGGAGGATCTGGTCAGCGGCTACAGCGCCTTCGCCCGTGGCGGCAAGAGCGCGAGCCTGCGCCTGCAACCGGATGATGAGTTGCGCGAGCGGCCCTTGCTGTCCCCCGGTTCGGCGTGGATCGTGCGGCGCATTCTCAGCGGCCAGGCGCGCCCGGACCGCAACCCGCGAGCCGAGCTGGTACAGCGTCCGGTGCTGGCCTGGAAGACCGGCACCAGTTACGGCTTTCGCGACGCCTGGGCGATTGGCGTCGGGCCGCGCTACCTGATCGGCATCTGGATCGGCCGCCCGGACGGCACCCCGGTGCCGGGGCAGTTCGGCCTGGCTTCGGCAGCGCCCTTGATGCTGCAAGTGCACGATGTGCTGATCAACCGTGACAGCCAGCGCGGCATCAGCGCGCCGGTGCAGCCGGTGCCGATGAATGTCGGGGTGGCGGCGATCTGTTGGCCCCTGGGCCAGCCCATGAGCCGCAGCGATCCGAACTGCCGCCGCCAACGTTTCGCCTGGACCCTGGACGGCACCACGCCGCCGACCTTGCAGGCGGCGGATCAACCCTTGGGCGTCGGCCTGCTGGAAAAAGTCTGGGTCAATGCCAAGGGCCTGCGGGTCGACGCCAAGTGCCCGGGGGCACAGGCGCGGGATATCGCGCTGTGGCCGGCGCCGCTGGAGCCCTGGTTGCCGCGCATCGAACGGCGTGAAGCGCGCCTGCCGGCCAACGACCCGGAGTGCCCGGGGCCGGCCCTGGCGGCAGCGGCGCCGTTGTCCATCGTCGGCGTGCGCGAGGGCGATCGCTTGCGCCGCCCGGCGGCCAGCCAGGACCTGCTGCGGCTCAAGCTGTCGGCCCTGGGCGGCAGCGGCAGGCGCTGGTGGTTCGTCAACGGCGAGCCGCTGGGCGAGAGTGCCAACCAGGACAGCATCAACGCCAGTTTCGAACGGTTGGGGCCATATCAACTCAGCGTGCTGGACGAAGGCGGGCAGACGGCGCGGGTCGAGTTCAGCGTTATCGATTGAGGGGGCGGTGCGGGCCTTGCCTTCATCCGCCATCCCCCCGAAGCTATACGCCTTCAGGAGACCCCGATGAACCTAGACGAACTGACCCAACGCCTGCACGCCATTCGCGACCGCAATGACTGGCGGCAATTTCACAGCCCGAAGAACCTCGCCATGGCCGCCAGCGTGGAGATGGCCGAGCTGGTGGAAATCTTCCAGTGGCTGAGCGAAGACCAGTCGCGGCAACTGCCGGCCGACAAGCTGGCCCATGCCGGCCAGGAAGTCGGTGACATCGTGCTCTACCTGTTGCTGCTGTGCAGCGAACTGGGCCTGGACCTGGAGCAGGTGGTGCGCAGCAAGCTGGCCGACAGCGAACGGCGGTTCGGCTGATGAGCGACCGTCATTTCGACCAGTTGGCGACCCGTTTCGCGGAAAAGATCTACGGCGGCGCCAAGGGCGCGATCCGCCTGGCGGTGCTCCAGGCCGACCTGGCCGAAGCCTTGCCGGACCGCCCGCTGCGGGTACTGGATATCGGCGCCGGGCTGGGGCATATGTCGCTGTGGCTGGCCCAGCGTGGCCATCAGGTGACCCTGGCCGAACCGGCCGAACCGATGCTCGAAGGCGCCCGCCAGCGCTTCGCCGAGGCCGGCCAACAGGCGACCTTTATCCAGGCGCCCTGGCAGGACCTGCTGGGCCAGCTCACCGAACCCTATGACCTGGTGCTGTGCCATGCGGTGCTGGAGTGGCTGGCCGAGCCCCATGCGATCCTGCCGGTGCTGCATCAACTGACCACCCAGGACGGCTGGCTGTCGCTGGCCTTCTATAACCGCGATGCGCTGATCTATCGCAACCTGCTCAAGGGCCACTTTCGCAAGATGCGCAAGAACGACATGGCCGGCGAGAAGCAGAGCCTGACCCCGCAACAGCCCCTCGATCCGCGGGAACTGGCGGCGCAACTCGACGGCTTGTGGCGAGTCGAAACCCAGAGCGGGGTACGGGTTTTCCATGACTACATGCCGGTGGAATTCCAGGCCCGTGCCGAGTTGCTGGACCTGTTGGAAATGGAATTGGCCCATCGTCGTCACCCAAGCTTTGCCGGGCTTGGGCGTTACCTGCACTGGATTTGTCGTCCGGTCTGAGCGGAGCTCGAAATGAAACGCCACGCTGGTTTGCTTGTGCTGTGCCTGGGGCTGGCGGCCTGCCAGAGCCCCAACCCCTATGTCGCCAGTTCCAATCCACTGCCGCCGGCGCCCCCGCAGGCGGCCGGGACCTTCGACCGCAGCGCCTACCCCGCGCCCCAGCGCGACTATGGGCGCTATCGCAGCTGGGCCTGGCGCAACGGGCGCCTGCCCAATGGCTCGGCCTGGGCCGATTCGGCGCAGGTCGCCGAGGCGATCAGCAACGCCCTCGACCAGCGCGGCCTGCGCCCGCTGCACGACAACCGTCCGGCGGACCTGTGGGTCAGCGCCGACCTGCACCTGGAAAAGCGCCTGCGCCAGGTGCAGGACGACTATGGCTATGGTTACGGCGGTTATGGCTACAACCGCTACGGCCCCGGCTACGGCATGTACAACACAGTGCCGGTGGTGCGTACCTACGAGGTGGAAGTCGTGGTGGTACGGGTCAACCTGTTCGACGGTCGCAGTGGCCAGCCGGTGTGGAGCGCCAGCGCGGAAACCTCGAGCCAGGGCAGCCTGAGCGAGCGCGCCGATGCGCTGCGCGAGGCTGTGGAAAAGGCCATGGCGGCGTATCCTCCTAGTTAGGCTCCGTACGAAGCTGCACGCTGGGCTGGGTTAAAACAGGCTTGCCTGACCTTCGCTCGCCGACTTTCGTACAGACCCTAGCGACATCCCTTCAGGTGCATTTGCTCTTCTGGAGAAACATCATGTTCCGCCCTCTTGCTTTACTGGCCCTGGCCGCGCTGCTCAGCGCCTGCGCCGCCAACCAGGTCAACCATGACTTCGACGCCAGCCGCGACTTCGCGGCCTATCGCAGCTGGAGCTTCAAGGAACCCGCTCTGCAATACCGCCCCGACGATCCGCGGATCAAGAGCGACCTCACCGAGCAGCGCATCCGCCAGGCCGTCAGCGATCAGCTCGACCAGCGCGGCCTGCGTCCGGCCGCGGCGGGCAAAAAGGCCGATCTCAACGTCCAGACCTACCTGATCGTCGAGAACCGCCAGCAACAGGTCACCACCAATTACGGCGGCGGCTGGGGTGGCCCGTGGAACGGCTACTGGGGCGCGCCGATGTACAACGAAACCCGCAACATCACCTACAAGGTCGCCACCATCCAGATCGACCTGCTCGATGGCAAGGACGGCAAGCTGGTGTGGCGCGGCAGCGACGAGCAGATACTCAGCAGCACGCCAAACCCCGCCGATCGCAGCACGGCGATCAGGGAGACCGTCGGCCGGATCCTGGCGAACTACCCGCCCAGGTAAGTCGCGGTATTCCACCACGGGCGAGGGCTGCACGGGCCCTTGCCCAAACACAGCGCTGGCAAGTCGCCAGCGTTGTATTCCAGCCTTGACTACACTCCTTTCACCCAGCGGAGGTTGCGCCCGGCGGTGCGCCGGCAAAGGAGTGCTCCATGTTTTCCCGCACGCAGTTTTCCGGACCGGCTCGGCAGCGTGGCGCTATTGGTCTGATAGGGGCGCTGGCGCTGGGCACGGCGGTGTTGTGCACCTTGGTGGTGGTCGACAGCGGGCGCCTGTACCTGGATCAGCGTGAGTTGCAACGGGTGGCCGATAACGCCGCGCTGGAGGCGGTGGCGCGGGGTGGTAATTGCCTGGCGGGGGGCAGCGCGGATAGGTATGCGAAAGAAAGCGCGGCGCGCAACGGCTTTGTGGTGGGAGACGACAGACCGCTGACAGCCACCTGTGGCTCACTGCAGACCGGTGCCGACAACCTGCGCACCTTCAGCCCCAACGCCAGCCAGGCCAGCGCCATCCGAGTGGTGGTCAGTGAAGCGGTGCCCACCAGCATCGCCCTCGGCGTAACCAATCTGTTTTCCGACAATCCCGTCAGCACCACGACCTCGTTGAGTGCCACGGCGGTAGCGGCCCAACCCAAGCCACCGCTGGCGCAATTGACGATTCGCAGCACGCTGGTCGACCTCAATCTGTTGAATGGCGCCCTCAGCGGTCTCGCGGGTAGCGCGATCAATGTCAGCCTGCTCGGTTGGCAGGGCCTGGTCGATACCGACATCAGCCTGCTCGGTTACCTGAAGCAGCTGGCCATTGATCTGAATGTGAGCGCCGGAAACTACAGCGAACTGCTCGACGTCGATACCGACATTACCCAACTGCTCCAGACCGCCATCAGCGTGGCCCAGAGAAATGGCGCTACCCTCGAGGTGCTGACAGCCCTGGGCAGCATCAAGGCCGCAGCCATCAATACGGTTCCG from Pseudomonas chlororaphis subsp. chlororaphis encodes:
- a CDS encoding MazG-like family protein → MNLDELTQRLHAIRDRNDWRQFHSPKNLAMAASVEMAELVEIFQWLSEDQSRQLPADKLAHAGQEVGDIVLYLLLLCSELGLDLEQVVRSKLADSERRFG
- a CDS encoding DUF4136 domain-containing protein — translated: MFRPLALLALAALLSACAANQVNHDFDASRDFAAYRSWSFKEPALQYRPDDPRIKSDLTEQRIRQAVSDQLDQRGLRPAAAGKKADLNVQTYLIVENRQQQVTTNYGGGWGGPWNGYWGAPMYNETRNITYKVATIQIDLLDGKDGKLVWRGSDEQILSSTPNPADRSTAIRETVGRILANYPPR
- a CDS encoding methyltransferase, which produces MSDRHFDQLATRFAEKIYGGAKGAIRLAVLQADLAEALPDRPLRVLDIGAGLGHMSLWLAQRGHQVTLAEPAEPMLEGARQRFAEAGQQATFIQAPWQDLLGQLTEPYDLVLCHAVLEWLAEPHAILPVLHQLTTQDGWLSLAFYNRDALIYRNLLKGHFRKMRKNDMAGEKQSLTPQQPLDPRELAAQLDGLWRVETQSGVRVFHDYMPVEFQARAELLDLLEMELAHRRHPSFAGLGRYLHWICRPV
- the pbpC gene encoding peptidoglycan glycosyltransferase PbpC (penicillin-binding protein 1C); this translates as MRTVLGGLLLLWAGLWLADRIWPLPLPKDDLARVVLAEDGTPLWRFADANGVWRYPVRTDEVSPYYLDALLTYEDRWFYSHPGVNPMALARAAWQNLTGGRVLSGGSTLSMQVARLLDPHSRTWHGKLRQLWRTAQLEWHLSKQQILTLYLNRAPFGGTLQGVAAASWAYLGKSPQHLTHAEAALLAVLPQAPSRLRPDRHATRAQAARDKVLQRLAQFQVWPQSAVDEALQEPLLLAPRLEPSLAPLLARRLNRPDSPPLIRTTLDANLQRRLEDLLLGWRARLPEHTSAAILVVEEQTMAVRAYLGSVDINDARRFGHVDMISAMRSPGSTLKPFLYGMALDAGLIHSESLLQDVPRRYGDYRPGNFSMGFSGAVSASTALATSLNLPAVQLLEAYGPKRFAAEMRIGGMPLTLPALAEPNLALILGGAGSRLEDLVSGYSAFARGGKSASLRLQPDDELRERPLLSPGSAWIVRRILSGQARPDRNPRAELVQRPVLAWKTGTSYGFRDAWAIGVGPRYLIGIWIGRPDGTPVPGQFGLASAAPLMLQVHDVLINRDSQRGISAPVQPVPMNVGVAAICWPLGQPMSRSDPNCRRQRFAWTLDGTTPPTLQAADQPLGVGLLEKVWVNAKGLRVDAKCPGAQARDIALWPAPLEPWLPRIERREARLPANDPECPGPALAAAAPLSIVGVREGDRLRRPAASQDLLRLKLSALGGSGRRWWFVNGEPLGESANQDSINASFERLGPYQLSVLDEGGQTARVEFSVID
- a CDS encoding DUF4136 domain-containing protein, producing MKRHAGLLVLCLGLAACQSPNPYVASSNPLPPAPPQAAGTFDRSAYPAPQRDYGRYRSWAWRNGRLPNGSAWADSAQVAEAISNALDQRGLRPLHDNRPADLWVSADLHLEKRLRQVQDDYGYGYGGYGYNRYGPGYGMYNTVPVVRTYEVEVVVVRVNLFDGRSGQPVWSASAETSSQGSLSERADALREAVEKAMAAYPPS